The Silene latifolia isolate original U9 population chromosome X, ASM4854445v1, whole genome shotgun sequence genome contains the following window.
aaattttacaaaaaattttagatcgatttctagcataatcaaagggcatatctcatatcgtcttgggtgcaactaataggcgaatatcaattttgatattgttcttaggccaattttgctaggaccgaaggttaattctaaatcctttatactttgtttatgtattttgtttatgaccattgatcatcattgttaaatcgttataatccttctaaattaagggaagtatacagattatttcccacagagTAAGTATAAAAACTCGATAACTTTGTATTAGACGATAATATTGTGCTAGTCAATGAGCAATATTATTGTTCCGATTTTAGCTCCTGTTGAGTGATTTGCTCCTTATTTCTAGTAGGAAGTTTTGGTAACAAATTATTCTATTATCACCTACTTGTATTATAAATAGGCTTATGCTAATTAATAAAACACAAGAGAACTTCTATTCTCCTTCCTTCTCTTTACTGCGTTCACGTTTCCAACATGGTATCGTGCCAAACCTAAACCCTAATTAAATTCATCATTTTTTTCCTCCTTGCCATGTCTGGTGGAGGCAATTCTCAAACGACGGATACTTCCGTTCCAAAAATTGACCCTCTCTCATCTTTCTGTCTCGGTTCAGGGGATTTACCGAGCCTCAAATTGTCTACCATACTTTTAAATCATCGAAATTACGATGATTGGAGCCGCTCAATGCGGATGTCATTAGAATCGCGTCGAAAATTCGGTTTTTGTGATGGCACGGTCAAGAAACCTACTGATGAGTTTCTCCTAGGGCAATGGGAAGTAGTCCATTGTACGATCGTCTCATGGCTTCGCGCAACGATCGACCCATCTGTCCTCGAAAGTGTCCCTTATGTAGAAGACGCCTCTGTCATGTGGAATGATATGGCGGAGCGCTTTGCTGTATTCGATGGTACGTCCATTCATAACTTGAAATCCGAACTCGACGACTGTCGACAAACGAAAGGTATGTCTGTCACTCAATATTATGGCAAATTAAAATCTCTTTGGGACGCGATTTCCGTTCACGAACCTCCTTTTGCCTGTGAATGTGGTAAATGCACCTGTGATATTTCCGCAAAAGCCATTAAAAGACTTGATAATGAACGACTTCATCAGTTTTTTTATGGGGTTAGACCGTAGCTTGTATGGACCTCTCCGTAATCAACAATTCCAACTTGTCCCATTACCGTCCCTTAATCGCGGTTATCATGCCGCTCTTCAGGCAGAACGCCTGCTCCAGAATGTTACCCCCGCGGATGTGACGGATGTTGTTGCGTTTGCGGTTCCTGGTGCATCTCGGACCCCTGCCGAGTGGAAGGCTTTGCGTGAGAAAGAAAAGGCGGAACGACGTAAACTGTTTTGTTATCACTGTGACATCTATGGCCATGATCTCAATTCTTGTTTTATTAAGAGTGGCAATTTTCCGGACTGGTGGGGTAGTCGACCATGCACCATAGCTGAATTACGCCGCAGCAAACAGCCGGGTACGGGTCGAGCAGCGGGCAATGGCTCGGGTTCTGCCGGGTCTGGTGCGTCTTCTACTGCTGCTGGAACAGTCCATGCTAATGCACTTCATATCATCCCGCCTGATCGTCTTTCGGGTATGTCTATTTCTTGGATTATCGATACCGGTGCGTCTAACCATGTCACAGGAGACCTATCATTGTTTATGGACAGCATGGTAATCCCCCCTCGTCCTGTGGGGTTACCTAATGGCAAAGGAATCATGGCTTCAAAAATGGGCACCATTCGTCTCGATGATTTTATCACATTACGACGGGTTTTATTTGTCCCTCATTTGGCTTGCATTTTAATTTCCGTCTCTCAACTAACAGCTGATAATGATTATTTATTGCAATTTACTAAAGATTGTTGCCTTATACAGGACCGTTCCTCGAGgaagatgattggagttggtgagcTTCGGGATGGACTGTTTTTATTGTCTTCAACGGGCTCGACTGCTATGGTGCACACGGTTGAAACCCTTGGGTCTTATGAACTATGGCATCGACGGCTTGGTCATCCGGGAGGCAATGTGGTTAAATTTTTACCTTTAGCTCCTTCTATTTCCGTTAATAAAAGCTTGGTGTGTGATGTCTGTCACCTAGCCAAACAAACTCGTGCTAGTTTCAATTTAAGTGAGAATATTGCATCGAACATTTTTACTTTGATGCATTGTGACCTTTGGGGTCCGTATCGGACTCTCTCTACTTGTGGTGCTAAATATTTTCTCACTATTATGGACGATTGTCCTCGTTCGGTTTGGGTTTATTTACTTCTTGCTAAAACAGAAGTCACAAGTGTGTTAATGCAATTTCTGTCAATGGTTCAAACACAATTTTCAAAACAGGTGAAAGTGGTGCGGAGTGACATGGCACGGAATTTAATCACATGGCCGAATATTTTTTACAACAGGGTATTCAGTTTCAAACGTCATGCGTTGGCACGCCCCAACAAAATGGACGTGTCGAACGTAAACCCCGGCATATTTTAAATGTTGCACGAGCTTTGTTATTTTAGGGGCGACTTCCGAAGCATTTTAGGGGTGAGTGCGTTCTTACAGCTGCCTATTTGATTAATCGTACTCCTTCCAAAATTCTCAGTCATAAAACACCATATGAAATTTTATTCGATAAGTCCCCCTCTTATCAAAATATGAGAGTTTTTGGCTGCATCTGCTTTACTCATAATCAACAGACTCGCGGTGATAAATTTGAACCTCGCAGTCGAAAATGTATTTTTCTTGGGTATCCTCACAATAAACGAGGTTGGAAGGTTTATGACATTGAGACAGGCTCTATTCTCATTTCTCGTGATgttgaatttcatgaagattcATTTCACTATATGTCCTCTAGCTCCATACCTGCTTCCACCCATGAGCATGATCCCCTATCGGTTCTTGACGAACCTGAAGTTGCTGAACCCGTCACTTCCACCACCTCGCAGCCCTCGGAAATCGTGTCCGACACTACGCCCATTACCCCGGACAATGAGCCCCCAAACGACCCACCTCCCTCTAATGCCGGTACAGCACAAGACCCGGGTTCTATCCCTTCTTCCAGCGAAAACATTGGCCGTGGACATCGGTTAAAGATTCCAAATTCCCGCTTGCAAGGCTATGTTCTAGATTCTATTAACAGTCCATCTCCCCCCGACTCACCTCCATCTCCGTCATCTCCCTCAGGTACGCCTTATGAATTAGCTAACTTTGTAAATTGCACTAAATTTTCTTCTCGTCATAAGCATTTTCTTGCTGCTATTACTACGGGTGTCGAACCCCCGTCCTTTAAAGTTGCAATTACAGATGCTGGTTGGTGTACCGCCATGAAAGAAGAAATATATGCCCTCGAATCCAACGATACATGGGAGCTAACCGACTTGCCACCTAATAAGAAAGCTCTCGGGTGTCGATGGGTTTATAAGATAAAATACAAGTCCGACGGTTCGATTGAGAGATTAAAGGCCCGTCTTGTTGTGTTTGGTAATCACCAAGTCGAGGGACTCGATTATGGCGAGACATTTGCCCCAGTGGTTAAGATGGTAACTATTCGCACTTTCTTAGCCGTTGCCGCTGTTAAGAAATGAGAATTACCTCAAATGGATGTCCATAATGCCTTCTTACATGGCGATTTGAATGAAGAAGTGTACATGAAGCTGCCTCCAGGTTTTGGTCGTGGTCATGAGGGCAAAGTTTGTCGTTTGAAGAAGTCCCTTTATGGCCTCCGTCAGGCCCCTCGATGTTGGTTTGCCAAGTTAGCTAGTGCACTTCGTCATTTCGGGTTTCGGCAATCTTATTCCGATTATTCTCTTTTAACATATTCTATGAAAGATGTCCGTCTCCATGTTTTGATCTATGTGGATGATTTAGTCATTGCGGGGAATGATTCTGCAGCCATCTCCATCTTCAAAGCATATTTAAATCGGTGTTTTAAAATGAAGGATCTGGGCTCCCTTAAATATTTCCTTGGTATAGAGGTAGCTCGAAATGCAGACGACATTTTCCTTAATCAAAAGAAATATACTCTTGATATTATCACAGAAACGGGTCTCTTGGGTGCAAAGCCCGCCTCCACCCCAATGGACCCGGATCACAAGCTGGGCGTGACCGATAGCCCTTATTTGGATGATCCCGAACGATATCGACGTCTCATTGGTCGACTTGTTTATTTGGCCGTCACGCGACCCGACTTGACTTTCTCCGTCCATGTTCTCTCGCAGTTTCTTACTAAGCCACGGACCGCACATATGGACGCTGCTATGTGAGTGGTTCGTTATCTTAAAGGAAGTCCTGGCCAAGGCGTTTGTTTTGGTCCAACAGTTCTCTAACTATTTCAGGGTGGTGCGACTCGGATTGGGGCACATGTGCCCTTAAACGACGTTCCGTTACCGGTTGGTTTGTTTTTCTTGGCGACTCTCCCATTTCATGGAAGACCAAGAAACAACATACGGTATCTCTATCTTC
Protein-coding sequences here:
- the LOC141618145 gene encoding uncharacterized protein LOC141618145 produces the protein MAERFAVFDGTSIHNLKSELDDCRQTKDRSLYGPLRNQQFQLVPLPSLNRGYHAALQAERLLQNVTPADVTDVVAFAVPGASRTPAEWKALREKEKAERRKLFCYHCDIYGHDLNSCFIKSGNFPDWWGSRPCTIAELRRSKQPGTGRAAGNGSGSAGSGASSTAAGTVHANALHIIPPDRLSGMSISWIIDTGASNHVTGDLSLFMDSMVIPPRPVGLPNGKGIMASKMGTIRLDDFITLRRVLFVPHLACILISVSQLTADNDYLLQFTKDCCLIQDRSSRKMIGVGELRDGLFLLSSTGSTAMVHTVETLGSYELWHRRLGHPGGNVVKFLPLAPSISVNKSLTRGDKFEPRSRKCIFLGYPHNKRGWKVYDIETGSILISRDVEFHEDSFHYMSSSSIPASTHEHDPLSVLDEPEVAEPVTSTTSQPSEIVSDTTPITPDNEPPNDPPPSNAGTAQDPGSIPSSSENIGRGHRLKIPNSRLQGYVLDSINSPSPPDSPPSPSSPSGTPYELANFVNCTKFSSRHKHFLAAITTGVEPPSFKVAITDAGWCTAMKEEIYALESNDTWELTDLPPNKKALGCRWVYKIKYKSDGSIERLKARLVVFGNHQVEGLDYGETFAPVVKMVTIRTFLAVAAVKK